Proteins encoded in a region of the Ruegeria sp. AD91A genome:
- the ctaD gene encoding cytochrome c oxidase subunit I, whose protein sequence is MADAAIHGHDHEDERSFFQRWFMSTNHKDIGILYLVVSALAGLISVLMTVYMRLELMHPGVQYMCLEGFMADPCTPNGHLWNVMITYHGVLMMFFVVIPALFGGFGNYFMPLQIGAPDMAFPRMNNLSFWLYVAGTSLGVASLLSPGGNDQLGSGVGWVLYPPLSTTEGGMSMDLAIFAVHVSGASSILGAINMITTFLNMRAPGMTLFKVPLFSWSIFVTAWLILLALPVLAGAITMLLMDRNFGFTFFDPAGGGDPILYQHILWFFGHPEVYIVILPGFGIISHVIATFSRKPIFGYLPMVWAIIAIGVLGFVVWAHHMYTVGMSLRQQAYFMLATMVIAVPTGVKVFSWIATMWGGSIEFKTPMLFAFGFLFLFTVGGVTGVVLSQAGVDRAYHDTYYVVAHFHYVMSLGAVFAIFAGVYFYFSKMTGRQYSEFWGKVHFWMFFIGANLTFFPQHFLGRQGMPRRYIDYPEAFAQWNFVSSIGAFISFASFLLFFGIVFYALFRGAKETRPNPWNEYADTLEWTLPTPPPEHTFEQLPKQEDWDKGHAH, encoded by the coding sequence ATGGCAGACGCAGCCATTCATGGCCACGACCATGAAGACGAGCGCAGCTTTTTCCAGCGCTGGTTCATGTCGACCAACCACAAGGACATCGGGATTCTATACCTGGTCGTTTCGGCGCTTGCCGGTCTGATCTCGGTTCTGATGACCGTCTACATGCGGCTCGAGCTGATGCACCCGGGCGTTCAGTACATGTGCTTGGAAGGCTTCATGGCCGACCCATGTACACCCAACGGGCATCTGTGGAACGTTATGATCACCTACCACGGTGTTCTGATGATGTTCTTTGTTGTCATCCCGGCCCTGTTCGGCGGTTTTGGCAACTATTTCATGCCGTTGCAGATCGGCGCGCCGGATATGGCGTTCCCGCGGATGAACAACCTGTCCTTCTGGCTGTATGTCGCTGGTACCTCGCTGGGTGTTGCCTCGCTGCTCAGCCCCGGGGGTAACGATCAGCTTGGTTCGGGCGTCGGCTGGGTTTTGTACCCGCCGCTGTCGACGACCGAGGGCGGCATGTCCATGGATCTTGCGATCTTTGCCGTGCACGTATCGGGCGCCTCCTCGATCCTCGGCGCGATCAACATGATCACAACCTTCCTGAACATGCGTGCCCCGGGCATGACCCTGTTCAAGGTGCCGCTGTTCAGCTGGTCGATCTTTGTCACCGCGTGGCTGATTCTGCTGGCTCTGCCGGTTCTGGCGGGCGCGATCACCATGCTGCTGATGGACCGCAACTTTGGCTTCACCTTCTTTGATCCGGCCGGCGGCGGCGATCCGATCCTGTATCAGCACATCCTGTGGTTCTTCGGCCACCCGGAAGTATACATCGTGATCCTGCCCGGATTCGGCATCATCAGCCATGTCATCGCGACCTTCTCGCGTAAACCGATCTTCGGCTATCTGCCGATGGTTTGGGCGATCATCGCGATTGGTGTTCTGGGCTTCGTCGTGTGGGCGCACCACATGTACACCGTTGGCATGTCGCTGCGTCAGCAGGCCTATTTCATGCTGGCCACAATGGTCATCGCGGTTCCGACAGGGGTTAAAGTCTTCTCGTGGATTGCGACGATGTGGGGTGGTTCCATCGAGTTCAAGACACCGATGCTGTTCGCCTTCGGCTTCCTGTTCCTGTTCACCGTCGGCGGTGTGACCGGTGTGGTTCTGTCGCAGGCTGGCGTGGACCGCGCTTATCACGACACCTACTACGTGGTCGCGCACTTCCACTACGTGATGTCGCTGGGCGCTGTATTCGCGATCTTTGCCGGGGTGTACTTCTACTTCAGCAAAATGACCGGCCGTCAGTACTCAGAGTTCTGGGGCAAGGTTCACTTCTGGATGTTCTTCATCGGCGCCAACCTGACCTTCTTCCCGCAGCACTTCCTGGGTCGTCAGGGTATGCCGCGCCGCTATATCGACTACCCAGAGGCTTTCGCCCAGTGGAACTTCGTTTCGTCGATCGGTGCGTTCATCTCGTTCGCCTCGTTCCTGCTGTTCTTTGGCATCGTGTTCTACGCCCTGTTCCGTGGTGCGAAAGAAACGCGTCCAAACCCGTGGAACGAATACGCGGACACGCTAGAATGGACCCTGCCCACGCCGCCGCCCGAACACACGTTCGAGCAGCTGCCCAAGCAGGAAGACTGGGACAAGGGCCACGCGCATTGA
- a CDS encoding 2-hydroxychromene-2-carboxylate isomerase, producing MPEIDFWYSIGSTYSFLTVMRLDDWRVEHDATVNWRPFNVRTIMSAQQNIPFAGKPEKSTYMWRDIERRCAKYHIHASLPAPYPISDLALANQIAVLGMMDGWGKSFTQNLYRIWFEEGVDAGSEIALSEALLRCQQDPRLTLARARSPDIVAALEAETDIAVKLGVFGAPSFVVRQEVFWGDDRLDDALSWARVGHVV from the coding sequence ATGCCGGAAATCGACTTTTGGTATTCAATCGGCAGCACATACAGCTTCCTTACCGTGATGCGTCTGGACGATTGGCGCGTTGAACATGACGCCACTGTTAACTGGCGGCCCTTCAATGTGCGCACGATCATGTCAGCGCAGCAGAATATCCCGTTCGCCGGAAAACCGGAAAAATCCACATATATGTGGCGCGACATCGAACGTCGCTGTGCCAAGTATCACATCCACGCCAGCTTGCCGGCACCCTATCCGATTTCCGACCTGGCCTTGGCCAATCAGATCGCTGTCCTTGGCATGATGGATGGATGGGGCAAATCTTTTACCCAAAACCTGTACCGTATCTGGTTTGAGGAAGGCGTCGACGCAGGCAGCGAAATCGCTCTGTCCGAAGCTTTGCTGCGCTGCCAGCAAGATCCCCGTCTGACACTGGCACGTGCGCGCAGCCCGGATATCGTCGCGGCACTGGAAGCTGAAACGGATATTGCCGTGAAACTGGGTGTTTTCGGTGCTCCCAGCTTTGTCGTGAGGCAAGAAGTGTTCTGGGGCGACGACCGTTTGGATGACGCCTTGTCTTGGGCGCGTGTCGGCCACGTCGTCTGA
- a CDS encoding HIT family protein: MADYDPDNVFAKILRGEIPCTRVYEDDETLAFMDIMPRTDGHLLVIPKTPCRNVLDATPEQLTAVMRTVQKMARAVKSAFDADGVTIQQFSEAAGGQEVFHLHFHILPRYEGVSMRPPGKMGDFELIGDHAKKISAALA, translated from the coding sequence ATGGCTGATTACGACCCCGACAATGTTTTTGCGAAAATCCTGCGCGGAGAAATCCCGTGCACGCGCGTGTACGAGGATGACGAAACGCTGGCTTTCATGGATATCATGCCACGCACGGACGGGCATCTACTGGTGATCCCCAAAACGCCCTGCCGCAACGTACTGGACGCTACGCCCGAGCAACTGACGGCAGTTATGAGAACAGTGCAGAAAATGGCCCGGGCCGTTAAGTCCGCATTTGACGCGGACGGGGTGACAATTCAGCAATTCAGTGAGGCGGCAGGCGGGCAGGAAGTCTTCCACCTGCATTTTCACATCTTGCCGCGCTACGAAGGCGTTTCCATGCGCCCACCGGGCAAGATGGGGGATTTCGAGCTTATCGGGGACCACGCGAAAAAGATCAGCGCCGCACTCGCCTGA
- a CDS encoding glycosyltransferase produces MVELNLQDFTTAAPFPAPGFRKPLGTCLLENEVITRSQLDHALSLQARQKAPLGEILVGEGYANRQDVLTALSTQFEWQIADLEQIPPMRGLCELKPVDFWLEHNVIPWMRIGPLLLVATARPDRFATVVAEMQDCDHAILPVLADSHQIDRVIALHFSQTLANAAETRVNAAQSCRNWTAGSRLVTSATAVSVLFLFALFPAFGLMVLLGAAVGTLVLFAAFRTIGTLAYLGDHMKKPTEPPEAAIALRHPCVSIMVPLYKEREIANALVQRLQRLTYPKALLDVILVLEETDDVTRDALAQTALPSWMRVVVVPELNGLTTKPRAMNYALDFCRGDIVGVWDAEDAPQPDQIERVVAHFTQASPEVVCLQGVLDYYNPRTNWRSRCFTIEYNSWFRVILPGIARMGLVVPLGGTTFFFRREKLLELGGWDAHNVTEDADLGVRLCRAGYRTEMVDTTTFEEANFRAWPWVKQRSRWLKGFMVTYLVHMRNPRKLYADLGAVKFFGLQTFFLGTLGQFLLAPVLWIFWLYAMGITNPMEQILSHQMATVLVWLFLATEALNICAGIIAVSARERRFLLPWVPTMFLYFPLGVVAGYKALWELATNPFFWDKTQHGQASEDIPLA; encoded by the coding sequence ATGGTTGAGCTTAACCTCCAGGATTTTACAACCGCCGCCCCATTCCCGGCGCCCGGTTTTCGTAAACCGCTGGGCACTTGCCTGTTGGAGAACGAGGTCATCACCCGCTCGCAACTGGACCACGCATTGAGCCTGCAGGCCAGACAGAAAGCGCCCCTTGGCGAGATTTTGGTTGGCGAAGGATATGCCAACAGGCAAGACGTTCTGACGGCCCTATCCACGCAGTTCGAGTGGCAAATCGCGGACCTTGAACAGATCCCACCAATGCGCGGTTTGTGCGAACTGAAGCCAGTAGATTTCTGGCTTGAACACAATGTTATTCCCTGGATGCGCATAGGCCCGCTGCTTTTGGTCGCCACCGCCCGGCCTGATCGTTTTGCGACCGTTGTTGCCGAGATGCAGGATTGCGACCATGCCATCCTGCCGGTTCTTGCGGATTCTCATCAGATCGACCGGGTCATTGCACTGCACTTCTCGCAGACACTCGCAAATGCTGCCGAAACCCGTGTAAACGCCGCACAAAGCTGCCGCAACTGGACCGCCGGATCCCGGCTCGTAACATCCGCAACAGCGGTGAGTGTGTTGTTTCTTTTCGCCCTATTCCCCGCGTTTGGATTGATGGTTTTGTTGGGCGCGGCCGTGGGGACTTTGGTTCTTTTTGCAGCCTTTCGGACAATTGGCACCCTTGCCTACCTCGGCGACCACATGAAAAAGCCGACCGAACCACCAGAGGCGGCAATCGCGCTTCGACACCCCTGCGTGTCCATCATGGTGCCGTTGTACAAGGAACGAGAAATCGCGAATGCTCTGGTGCAGCGGCTCCAAAGGCTGACCTACCCCAAAGCGCTTCTGGACGTCATTCTCGTGCTTGAGGAAACGGATGACGTGACGCGCGACGCCCTTGCGCAGACGGCTCTGCCCAGTTGGATGCGTGTTGTTGTCGTCCCGGAATTGAACGGGCTGACCACCAAACCGCGCGCCATGAATTACGCGCTGGACTTTTGCCGTGGTGACATCGTTGGCGTTTGGGATGCCGAAGACGCACCTCAGCCAGATCAGATCGAACGTGTGGTGGCGCATTTCACTCAAGCTTCGCCCGAGGTGGTTTGCCTGCAAGGTGTTCTGGATTACTATAACCCTCGCACAAACTGGCGGTCACGCTGTTTTACCATTGAGTACAACAGCTGGTTTCGTGTGATCCTGCCGGGCATCGCACGTATGGGCCTGGTCGTCCCGCTTGGGGGAACGACGTTCTTTTTCCGCCGTGAGAAGCTGTTGGAACTGGGCGGCTGGGACGCCCACAATGTTACCGAAGATGCCGATTTGGGCGTGCGGCTTTGCCGGGCCGGTTATCGGACCGAGATGGTGGATACCACGACATTCGAAGAGGCAAACTTTCGAGCCTGGCCGTGGGTGAAGCAACGCTCACGTTGGCTCAAGGGTTTCATGGTTACCTATCTTGTGCACATGCGTAACCCTCGGAAACTGTATGCGGACCTGGGTGCAGTGAAGTTTTTTGGCCTACAGACGTTCTTTCTGGGCACGCTGGGTCAATTCCTGCTGGCCCCTGTTCTCTGGATTTTCTGGCTATACGCCATGGGCATAACCAATCCGATGGAGCAAATCCTGTCACACCAGATGGCAACAGTGTTGGTCTGGCTGTTTCTGGCGACCGAGGCCCTGAATATCTGCGCCGGGATCATCGCTGTATCCGCGCGTGAACGCCGTTTCTTGCTGCCTTGGGTCCCGACGATGTTTCTGTATTTTCCACTAGGTGTGGTTGCCGGTTACAAAGCGCTGTGGGAGCTGGCGACAAATCCGTTTTTTTGGGACAAAACCCAACATGGTCAGGCCAGCGAAGACATTCCGCTGGCCTGA
- the carA gene encoding glutamine-hydrolyzing carbamoyl-phosphate synthase small subunit produces MAQNVPSKPTACLALADGTLFYGLGFGATGQTVAELCFNTAMTGYQEIMTDPSYAGQIVTFTFPHIGNVGVNPEDDETGDPVAAGMVVKWDPTEPSNWRSAEDLKGWLARRGRIAIGGVDTRRLTRAIRQQGAPHVALAHDPEGNFDIEALVAAARGFAGLEGMDLAKEVTCAQSYRWGEMRWAWPDGYKRQEAPAHKVVAVDYGAKRNILRCLASAGCDVTVLPATATAAEVLAHQPDGVFLSNGPGDPAATGAYAVPMIKEILDTTDLPVFGICLGHQMLALALGGQTVKMNHGHHGANHPVKDLDTGKVEITSMNHGFAVDAQSLPEGVVETHRSLFDGSNCGIRMTDRPVYSVQYHPEASPGPQDSFYLFERFADAMEKKKEQA; encoded by the coding sequence ATGGCCCAGAACGTCCCGTCCAAGCCCACCGCATGTCTGGCTTTGGCCGACGGAACACTGTTTTACGGCCTCGGCTTCGGTGCAACCGGACAGACCGTGGCTGAACTCTGCTTCAACACAGCCATGACCGGATATCAGGAAATCATGACCGATCCATCCTATGCCGGGCAGATCGTAACCTTTACCTTCCCCCATATCGGCAATGTCGGCGTGAACCCGGAAGATGACGAAACCGGCGATCCGGTCGCCGCTGGCATGGTTGTCAAATGGGATCCGACCGAGCCGTCCAACTGGCGCTCGGCCGAGGACCTGAAGGGCTGGCTTGCCCGCCGTGGCCGTATCGCCATCGGCGGCGTTGATACCCGTCGCCTCACACGCGCCATCCGCCAGCAAGGTGCGCCGCATGTGGCGCTGGCTCATGACCCCGAGGGCAATTTCGACATCGAAGCCCTGGTTGCTGCGGCCCGCGGCTTTGCCGGGCTGGAAGGTATGGACTTGGCCAAGGAAGTCACCTGTGCCCAAAGCTATCGCTGGGGTGAAATGCGGTGGGCGTGGCCTGACGGGTACAAGCGACAAGAGGCCCCTGCCCACAAAGTCGTGGCTGTGGATTACGGTGCCAAGCGCAACATTCTGCGCTGCCTCGCCTCGGCTGGATGCGATGTCACCGTATTGCCAGCGACAGCGACCGCAGCCGAAGTGCTGGCCCATCAGCCAGACGGCGTTTTCCTGTCGAACGGTCCCGGCGACCCGGCCGCAACTGGTGCTTATGCTGTGCCGATGATCAAGGAAATCCTGGACACAACCGATCTGCCCGTCTTCGGTATCTGCCTTGGCCACCAGATGCTGGCACTGGCTTTGGGCGGTCAGACAGTCAAGATGAACCATGGTCATCACGGCGCGAACCACCCGGTCAAGGATCTGGACACCGGCAAGGTCGAAATCACCTCGATGAATCACGGTTTTGCCGTGGACGCGCAGTCTCTGCCGGAAGGCGTTGTTGAGACCCACAGGTCGCTGTTTGATGGCTCGAACTGCGGTATCCGCATGACTGACAGACCTGTATATTCGGTGCAATATCACCCCGAAGCATCGCCCGGGCCTCAGGACAGTTTCTATCTGTTCGAACGTTTCGCCGATGCGATGGAAAAGAAAAAAGAGCAGGCATAA
- a CDS encoding helix-turn-helix domain-containing protein translates to MYSIGDLSRRTGMKIPTIRFYEDKGLLPRPERTAGNQRRYDDTALKQLIFIRHCRDLGLPLADVVGLLSLEGASGSDLNRAHEIAEKQLADLRDRIARLQNLEAELTRISAACDGQHDHVCAVLHAFQDHGECMGPHGAE, encoded by the coding sequence ATGTACTCAATCGGGGACTTATCGCGCCGAACCGGAATGAAAATTCCCACAATCCGGTTTTATGAAGACAAAGGCCTTTTGCCCAGGCCAGAGCGAACGGCGGGCAATCAACGCCGGTATGACGATACCGCGTTAAAGCAGCTGATCTTCATTCGCCATTGTCGTGATCTGGGATTGCCACTGGCCGACGTCGTGGGCTTGCTGTCCCTTGAGGGCGCGTCTGGCAGCGACCTTAACCGGGCGCACGAAATTGCCGAAAAGCAACTGGCCGACCTCCGGGATCGTATTGCCCGCCTTCAAAACCTCGAGGCGGAACTGACCCGAATTTCAGCGGCCTGCGACGGGCAGCACGACCACGTCTGTGCCGTGCTGCACGCGTTTCAGGATCATGGCGAATGTATGGGGCCACATGGCGCCGAATGA
- a CDS encoding GatB/YqeY domain-containing protein codes for MDMRSRVNAALKQAMKDKAAERLSTLRLINAAIKDRDIAARASDNEEVKGCGDAEVLEILGKMTKQRKESARAYEEGGRLDLAEREMQEVAVIEEFLPKQLDDDEVSKAIQAAITSTGAGSIRDMGKVMGELKTRYTGQMDFGKVGPMVKDHLCAASNGNC; via the coding sequence ATGGACATGCGATCACGGGTGAATGCCGCCCTGAAGCAAGCAATGAAAGACAAGGCAGCCGAGCGTCTATCGACGCTGCGGTTGATCAACGCGGCCATCAAGGACCGTGACATCGCCGCGCGCGCCTCGGACAACGAAGAGGTCAAAGGCTGCGGTGATGCAGAGGTTCTTGAAATACTTGGTAAAATGACCAAGCAACGCAAGGAAAGCGCGCGCGCCTATGAAGAGGGCGGACGCCTCGATTTGGCCGAGCGCGAGATGCAGGAAGTTGCCGTCATCGAAGAGTTTCTGCCCAAGCAGCTGGATGATGATGAAGTGTCAAAAGCGATTCAGGCCGCGATTACTTCAACCGGAGCCGGTTCCATTCGTGACATGGGAAAGGTCATGGGCGAGCTGAAGACCCGCTATACCGGTCAGATGGATTTCGGCAAGGTCGGGCCGATGGTCAAGGACCACCTCTGCGCCGCGTCAAACGGAAACTGCTGA
- a CDS encoding UbiH/UbiF family hydroxylase, with amino-acid sequence MTDSCDILISGGGIAGLTAAAVFGTAGFEVICVDPSPPITERDVDGSDLRTTAFLQPARGLLEQCGLWARLDAHAAPLQIMRIVDAGGDVPEPRVVRDFNAADISEHPFGWNLPNWLLRREMVARLAELPNVDFRPGTGTTSLFTRTAEARVGLSDGNRVRCKLVLAADGRNSPMREAAGIKVHTTRYGQKALAFAVTHPIPHENVSTEIHRSGGPFTMVPLPDWKGQPSSAIVWMERGPKAVELLNLEPEAFEAAMTARSCGLFGPLNLASRRTIWPIISQSAERLAGERIALMAEAAHVVPPIGAQGLNMSLGDLRCLLDLAQARPEGLGDAQMLDAYHKARHTEVEMRVKGIDLLNRASMIEARPLRDARAMGLSALYSLPSVRKTLMQMGLGVR; translated from the coding sequence ATGACCGACAGCTGTGACATCCTGATTTCTGGTGGTGGGATCGCCGGTCTGACCGCTGCGGCGGTATTCGGAACGGCAGGATTTGAAGTGATCTGCGTTGATCCGAGCCCTCCGATCACCGAGCGGGATGTGGACGGGTCAGACCTGCGCACCACAGCTTTTTTGCAGCCTGCGCGCGGCCTGCTGGAACAATGCGGTCTGTGGGCAAGGCTGGATGCTCACGCGGCTCCGCTGCAAATCATGCGGATCGTTGACGCGGGCGGCGACGTGCCCGAGCCGCGCGTTGTCCGCGACTTCAACGCAGCCGACATTTCTGAACACCCTTTCGGTTGGAACTTGCCCAACTGGTTGCTGCGCCGAGAAATGGTGGCGCGACTGGCTGAATTGCCCAATGTCGATTTCCGCCCCGGCACCGGAACCACCAGCTTGTTCACCCGAACCGCCGAGGCCCGCGTGGGCCTGAGCGATGGAAACCGCGTCCGATGTAAACTGGTGCTTGCCGCCGATGGTCGCAACTCACCTATGCGCGAAGCCGCCGGGATCAAAGTTCACACGACACGATATGGGCAGAAGGCGCTGGCCTTTGCGGTGACACACCCAATTCCACACGAGAATGTCTCGACCGAGATTCACAGATCCGGGGGACCGTTCACGATGGTGCCTCTGCCTGACTGGAAAGGGCAGCCCTCGTCCGCCATTGTCTGGATGGAACGCGGACCGAAGGCCGTTGAACTCCTGAACCTTGAGCCCGAGGCATTCGAAGCCGCTATGACCGCTCGTTCTTGCGGTTTGTTCGGCCCGCTGAATTTGGCCTCCCGCAGAACGATCTGGCCGATCATCAGCCAATCCGCAGAACGGCTGGCGGGGGAACGCATTGCCCTGATGGCTGAGGCCGCGCATGTGGTGCCACCCATCGGAGCACAGGGATTGAACATGTCGTTGGGCGATCTGCGTTGCCTGCTGGATTTGGCGCAAGCCCGGCCCGAAGGTCTGGGAGACGCACAGATGCTGGACGCCTATCACAAGGCCCGTCACACCGAGGTCGAGATGCGCGTCAAGGGCATTGATCTGCTGAACCGCGCCTCGATGATCGAGGCACGTCCGCTGCGGGATGCACGGGCGATGGGTCTGAGCGCGCTCTATTCTCTGCCAAGCGTGCGCAAGACGTTGATGCAGATGGGCCTTGGCGTTCGCTAA
- a CDS encoding GntR family transcriptional regulator, giving the protein MSQTRSPTKDAYSLILEAIDVGVYKPGDRLVESELAERFGVSRTPIREALQRLETQSLLERDGRSLIVASLDHNQMAELYIVRRELEGLAARLAAKHATEEEIKVLQDMVVEDDKLIDDPTALSRANRRFHEQIHLASHNRYLVQQLDLVHRTMALMATTSLAVQGRGEIAQSEHKGIVEAIAARDEEAAGRALKEHISIAFMTRLKQDASRRDK; this is encoded by the coding sequence ATGAGCCAGACCCGATCCCCGACCAAGGACGCCTACAGCCTTATTCTCGAAGCCATCGATGTGGGGGTCTACAAGCCCGGTGATCGATTGGTCGAAAGCGAATTGGCTGAACGGTTCGGCGTGTCGCGCACTCCGATCCGTGAAGCGCTGCAACGCCTGGAAACCCAATCCTTGCTGGAACGGGACGGGAGGTCATTGATCGTGGCGTCTCTGGACCACAACCAGATGGCCGAGCTTTACATTGTGCGCCGGGAACTTGAAGGGCTTGCCGCACGGCTGGCCGCAAAACACGCTACTGAAGAAGAGATCAAGGTTCTTCAGGATATGGTTGTTGAAGACGACAAACTTATCGATGACCCAACGGCTTTGTCGCGCGCCAACCGACGGTTTCACGAACAGATTCATCTGGCGTCACACAACCGCTATCTGGTTCAGCAGCTCGATCTGGTCCACCGGACGATGGCCCTGATGGCGACCACTTCTCTGGCAGTTCAGGGGCGTGGTGAGATTGCACAAAGTGAGCATAAGGGAATTGTAGAAGCCATCGCCGCCCGCGACGAGGAAGCCGCGGGGCGGGCGCTGAAGGAGCATATTTCAATCGCGTTCATGACTCGTCTGAAACAGGATGCCAGTCGTCGCGATAAATGA
- a CDS encoding DUF2244 domain-containing protein: MPYKWNQTSETEQELRLWPHNSLPRRGAMITVLSVFLFGLIPLLAVLGSVVLWGLLPFLLISVLGLWFALQANYRARSVSEVLTLTGTEAHLVHHTSGNGSQEWSCNRYWARPEMHEKGGPVPHYVTLIGDGREVEIGAFLSEDERITLYDELVKKLREPIAQ; this comes from the coding sequence ATGCCGTACAAATGGAATCAGACATCCGAAACCGAACAGGAACTGCGCCTCTGGCCGCATAACTCTCTGCCGCGACGCGGGGCAATGATCACTGTCCTGTCAGTGTTCCTGTTCGGCCTGATCCCGCTGCTGGCCGTGCTCGGATCAGTGGTACTGTGGGGACTGTTACCGTTTCTGCTGATTTCGGTGTTGGGCCTGTGGTTTGCCCTTCAGGCGAACTATCGTGCGCGCAGCGTTTCCGAGGTATTGACGCTAACTGGTACCGAGGCCCACCTCGTCCACCATACTTCAGGCAACGGGTCGCAGGAATGGTCGTGTAACCGATACTGGGCGCGACCTGAAATGCACGAGAAAGGCGGCCCTGTCCCTCATTACGTCACCCTTATTGGGGACGGGCGCGAGGTCGAAATAGGAGCGTTCCTGTCTGAGGATGAGCGCATCACGCTCTATGACGAATTGGTCAAAAAACTGCGCGAACCAATCGCGCAGTAA
- a CDS encoding pyrimidine 5'-nucleotidase, translating to MVKPSFSHVTQWVFDLDNTLYPPQMRLFDQIEVLMTDYVVQAIGVERAEADRLRAHYWREYGTTLAGLMAEHDLDPDPYLHAVHQVDMSHMDPDAELADHIRALPGRRIVYTNGSAPYAERVLEARGLTGLFDAIYGVEHAGYRPKPEKAAFEAIFEKDGLQAEMAAMFEDDPRNLATPHEMGMRTVHVSPDRHEADHIHHHTDDLTAFLARLR from the coding sequence ATGGTCAAACCTTCGTTTAGTCATGTCACCCAATGGGTGTTCGATCTGGATAACACCCTGTATCCGCCGCAGATGCGGCTGTTCGATCAGATCGAAGTTCTGATGACGGACTATGTGGTGCAAGCCATCGGTGTGGAACGGGCCGAGGCCGACAGGCTACGCGCGCATTACTGGCGCGAATACGGGACAACGCTGGCCGGATTGATGGCCGAACATGATCTGGACCCCGACCCTTATCTGCACGCGGTACATCAGGTTGACATGAGCCACATGGACCCGGATGCGGAACTGGCCGATCATATACGCGCCCTTCCAGGTCGGCGGATCGTCTACACCAACGGCAGCGCGCCCTACGCGGAACGTGTATTGGAAGCACGCGGCCTGACAGGCTTGTTCGACGCGATATATGGTGTCGAACACGCAGGGTATCGACCAAAGCCCGAAAAAGCTGCGTTCGAAGCGATCTTTGAAAAGGACGGCCTTCAGGCCGAAATGGCGGCGATGTTCGAAGACGACCCTCGCAATCTTGCGACCCCGCACGAGATGGGAATGCGTACGGTTCATGTTTCTCCTGACCGGCATGAAGCCGATCACATCCACCATCACACGGACGATCTGACCGCGTTTTTGGCCCGCCTGCGATAG